ATCCACATATCGTCTTCTTTGTAGTAAATGAATTTTGTTTTCATTCATTATAGCCGCGAAAAATACAAAAACCGCGCCGGTTCATCGGTGGGATTGATGTTGGAATGGGGCGTAAAACCGGTAGGCGGTATCTTGTAAGCCGTGCCGGGATACTGCCAGCGTATCTCCTTGCCGAGGAATGCCAGATTTTTCCCTTCCAGAACCAGCCAGACCTCCTCGGTTCCCGGACCGTGGCTGTGCGGCTGGCCGATGCTCATCGGCTCGAAGGTGATATAGTTCACCGCTTTGATCGTTGCAAGGCCGTCCTGTGTGGTCAGCACATTCTTTCCGTTATGGCTCCAATGCATTTTTAGATAGCCGCTGTCACGGTAGGGCATGGTTTTCTCGTCTTTTACCACCAGCTCCTTTTTCGGAGTGAATCCGGCGGGAACCGGTTCATTGATGAGATACATGACCAGGAGATTGTCGCCGGTGTTGGCCATTGTAAATTCCAGACCTTCCGGAACCAGGATGAAAATGCCGCTCCGCAGTTCTGTCGTTTTTCCCGCTGTTTTGATTATCCCTTTCCCGGACTCGATAAAAAACACTTCCTGTTCCCCCTTCAGCCTGGTGGGAGTAGTAACCGCCTGTGGATCGATAGTCGCCCGTGAGAAGCGGTTGGCCTGGGTGAGCACCGCCCCTTTTCTTGCCGGTTTCAGCGGGTCGCCGGTGGACCTGGTCAGGACTGCCCGTTCGGTGATGGAGCCGTGGGTGTTAAACGGGATGGAATTCTGCCAGCTCCCCAGGAAAAGATCGATATCGGGGTCCTTCTGGGGATCGAGAGGTGCGGGGTCAAGCTGGTTCTGGGCAAAAGCGCCGGCAGAACCGACCAAAAGGAGGAGAAACAAGAATGAGAATTGTTTAGGGGACATCGGGTTCTTCCGGTGTGAAAAAAACCTCACCCGGCCTTCGGCCACCCTCTCCTATCCAGGAGAGGGTAAAGACATAGCCACTAATGAGTTACCACCTCTCCTGACTAGGAGAGGGGGATAGGGGGTGAGGTTTATAACATTAGGAAATAATGTAATATTTACTTTTTGCCGGTTCATCATTTTATTCCCGGATACTATTTATTCCTTGCGCAGGACGCAGAATACCCCTCCGAGTTCACCGGTGAGCGGGATTCCTTTGGGGACAGGCCGGAATTTCTGATCGTAGACGGCAACGAGAGCAAATCCCCCCAGCCTGCAGTATGATCGGAAATCTTCATCGTACCAAAGCCTTAAGCGGTGTTTTTCCTCGAAAGAAAATTGTGTTCCATTGTCACGGACTCCCATGTTCAAAACCACGTTCCTGATTTTGTTTTCACGGTCATAGCAGTCCAGCTTCCAGGATACATCAATTTTCATCGCCCCTTTGTTCACTGTCCAGGTTTCATAAGGGTATTTCTCGTATTCCAGATCGTTGCAGGCAAAAAAGAGCTCGACAATGTACAACCCGCCCCGGTTTACCGTTTCAGACATGATGCTGAAATGGCTGGCAAGACTCTCGTCTGTCACACAATAGCTAAGACTGCTGATAAGCGTGATGGCGGCATCGAATTTCCTGTCGAACCGTATGGACTGCATGTCGCCCTCCACCACTAAGGCGAGGTCGAGGGTACCATGTCGTATGATTGCGGCCTTCGCGAATTCCACCATGCTCCTTTCGATATCATACCCGATGATCCTGTAGCCTTTTTTTGCGAAACCTACGAGAAACATTCCTGAACCGCAGGCAGCCTCAAGGATAGACGTAACTGGTAGCGCCGCATGGTTTCTAAAACAGTCCTGCAGGAAATCTATTTCTCCGGAAATATCGCGGTCATAGGTAAAGGCGATGTCGTAGTATTCCGGAAGTTTATAAAGTTGCGGGGGTTCAGCATGCTGGACCCCTACTTTGGTATGCACTAAGATTCCTTTTTTAAAATTCTGAATATGATTCCGGGAAAAAATCCCCCCGCCGCATAAAGCGGCGACCCCCTTATTAAGTGGGTAAAAGCTGCCTGCCAAAATGATTCCCCCCTTACTAAGGGGGGATGTCCGAAGGACTGGGGGGATCCGTCAGAACTCGGGAAAGAAAATGCAAATATAATAACATCTAAGCAGTTATAAAAGAGATTTATAAGGAA
Above is a genomic segment from Candidatus Latescibacter sp. containing:
- a CDS encoding cupin domain-containing protein, with product MSPKQFSFLFLLLLVGSAGAFAQNQLDPAPLDPQKDPDIDLFLGSWQNSIPFNTHGSITERAVLTRSTGDPLKPARKGAVLTQANRFSRATIDPQAVTTPTRLKGEQEVFFIESGKGIIKTAGKTTELRSGIFILVPEGLEFTMANTGDNLLVMYLINEPVPAGFTPKKELVVKDEKTMPYRDSGYLKMHWSHNGKNVLTTQDGLATIKAVNYITFEPMSIGQPHSHGPGTEEVWLVLEGKNLAFLGKEIRWQYPGTAYKIPPTGFTPHSNINPTDEPARFLYFSRL
- a CDS encoding class I SAM-dependent methyltransferase; the encoded protein is MHTKVGVQHAEPPQLYKLPEYYDIAFTYDRDISGEIDFLQDCFRNHAALPVTSILEAACGSGMFLVGFAKKGYRIIGYDIERSMVEFAKAAIIRHGTLDLALVVEGDMQSIRFDRKFDAAITLISSLSYCVTDESLASHFSIMSETVNRGGLYIVELFFACNDLEYEKYPYETWTVNKGAMKIDVSWKLDCYDRENKIRNVVLNMGVRDNGTQFSFEEKHRLRLWYDEDFRSYCRLGGFALVAVYDQKFRPVPKGIPLTGELGGVFCVLRKE